The following proteins are co-located in the Solanum pennellii chromosome 1, SPENNV200 genome:
- the LOC107008151 gene encoding probable CCR4-associated factor 1 homolog 11 — translation MAFSGIVTPPSPPYAAGKKPVFVRSVWANNLESEFSLIRGLVDRFPFVSMDTEFPGLIYRSDIRAKNPIELYNNLKSNVDALKLIQVGITLTDVYGNLPDFGCGYGFIWEFNFRDFDVLHDDHAPESIELLRDHGMNFKKTRARGADTTRFAELMMSSGLLCNEAVSYVTFHSAYDFGYLIKVITGCNLPGGLTEFLKLMKVFFGKRVYDVKYMMMFFPYLHGGLDRVAETLMLNRVVGNSHQAGSDSLLTWHVFQKVKQVYLADNEAHTEKFGGILFGLEVLSP, via the coding sequence ATGGCTTTCTCCGGCATTGTCACCCCACCATCTCCACCGTACGCCGCCGGAAAAAAACCTGTTTTCGTCCGTTCGGTTTGGGCGAACAATCTGGAGTCTGAGTTTTCGTTGATCCGTGGCTTGGTCGACCGTTTTCCTTTTGTTTCAATGGATACAGAGTTCCCTGGTCTGATATATCGGTCGGATATACGTGCTAAGAACCCAATTGAGCTCTACAACAATCTGAAATCGAATGTTGATGCTCTTAAGCTGATTCAGGTGGGTATCACGCTGACTGATGTGTACGGTAACCTGCCGGACTTTGGCTGTGGTTATGGTTTCATCTGGGAGTTCAACTTCCGTGATTTTGATGTGTTGCATGATGATCATGCACCGGAATCCATTGAGTTGCTCCGTGATCACGGGATGAATTTTAAGAAGACGCGTGCTCGTGGTGCTGATACCACAAGGTTTGCTGAACTGATGATGTCCTCTGGGCTGCTTTGCAATGAAGCTGTTTCTTATGTGACATTTCACAGTGCTTATGATTTTGGCTACCTGATCAAGGTTATTACTGGCTGTAACCTGCCAGGTGGGTTGACAGAGTTTCTGAAGTTGATGAAGGTGTTTTTTGGTAAAAGGGTTTATgatgtgaagtatatgatgaTGTTTTTCCCGTATCTTCATGGCGGATTGGACCGGGTTGCTGAAACTCTCATGCTGAATCGCGTAGTTGGGAATAGCCATCAGGCTGGCTCAGATAGCTTGTTGACTTGGCATGTGTTTCAAAAGGTGAAGCAGGTCTACTTAGCGGACAATGAGGCTCACACCGAGAAGTTTGGTGGTATTCTCTTTGGGTTAGAGGTTCTTTCTCCCTAG
- the LOC107005998 gene encoding pentatricopeptide repeat-containing protein At3g24000, mitochondrial-like encodes MELDFLSVHMRNPPFIRGVFSSFYHMPRIRLIICPNEPQLSKVPFFTSIHSCFSCTAVVQVVETPTVEKETIFQDSDGGRRLSTKQLKYGAKKRFVEKKTIFQDSEGYRRLSAKELKYGVEKGLAEKGDGGFLIKEKKRGIKWYSEMFKDYAGKLCLKEGKALHGEMIRSGVEPDSHLWVSLINFYSKCGDLVFAENVFDLIPSRDVVSWTALIAGFIAQGYGSKGICLFCDMKGEDIRPNEFTLATVLKGCSMCLDLEFGKQLHAVVVKGAAFSDVYVGSALVDLYAKCCELESAVKVFFSMPEQNSVSWNVLLNGYVQAGQGEEALKLFLKMSDSETRFSNYTLSTILKGCANSVNLKAGQVIHSMLVKIGSEIDDFTSCSLLDMYNKCGLQDDALKVFLRTKNHDIVAWTAMISGLDQQGQKREAIHLFCLMMHSGLRPNQFTLASVVSAAADSVDIRCCKSIHACVYKFGFDSEECVSNALIAMYMKFGSVLDGHHIFSSLSNRDIISWNSLLSGFHDNETSYEGPKIFRQLLVEGLKPNIYTLISNLRSCASLLDASLGKQVHAHVVKADLGGNIYVGTALVDMYAKCGQLDDAELIFYRLSEKDVFTWTVVISGYAQSDQGEKAFRCFNQMQREAIKPNEFTLASCLKGCSRIASLDNGRQLHSVVMKSGQFSDMYVASALIDMYAKSGCIKDAESLFQSMESSDTVLWNTIIYAYSQHGLDEEALKTFRTMLSEGIPPDGITFIAVLSACSHLGLVKEGRRHFDSIKNGFGITPSIEHYACMVDILGRAGKFTEMEHFIEGMALAPDALIWETVLGVCKAHGNVELAEKAANTLFEIDPKAESSYILLSNIYASKGRWADVSTVRALMSRQGVKKEPGCSWIEIDNQVHVFLSQDASHPRLKDIHKKLEELTSRITAAGYIPNTNYVLHNVSDKEKIDNLSHHSERLALAFALMSSSRNSTIRIFKNLCICGDCHEFMKLASIVTNREIVIRDINRFHHFFHGTCSCKDYW; translated from the coding sequence ATGGAACTCGATTTTCTCTCAGTACATATGCGTAATCCACCGTTTATTAGAGGcgttttttcaagtttttatcATATGCCTAGAATTCGTTTGATAATATGTCCCAATGAACCTCAACTTAGTAAAGTTCCATTCTTTACATCTATCCATAGCTGTTTCTCATGTACTGCTGTAGTACAAGTAGTAGAAACCCCAACAGTTGAAAAAGAAACAATCTTTCAAGATTCTGATGGGGGTAGGAGGTTGAGTACTAAACAGTTGAAATATGGTGCTAAGAAGAggtttgttgaaaaaaaaacaatctttcAAGATTCTGAGGGGTATAGGAGGTTGAGTGCTAAAGAGTTGAAATATGGTGTTGAGAAGGGGTTAGCTGAAAAGGGCGATGGTGGGTTTTTgattaaggagaagaaaaggGGGATTAAATGGTATTCTGAAATGTTTAAAGATTATGCTGGTAAGTTATGTTTGAAGGAAGGTAAAGCTTTACATGGTGAAATGATAAGGAGTGGGGTTGAACCTGATTCACATTTATGGGTTTCTTTGATTAATTTCTATTCGAAATGTGGGGATTTAGTTTTCGCGGAGAATGTGTTTGATTTAATTCCAAGCAGAGATGTTGTGTCGTGGACAGCGTTGATAGCAGGGTTTATAGCTCAAGGTTATGGAAGTAAAgggatttgtttattttgtgaTATGAAGGGAGAAGATATTAGGCCTAATGAGTTCACTTTGGCAACAGTTTTAAAGGGTTGTTCAATGTGTTTAGATTTGGAGTTTGGGAAACAACTACATGCTGTAGTTGTTAAAGGTGCAGCCTTTTCAGATGTTTATGTTGGTTCTGCTCTTGTTGATTTGTATGCTAAATGTTGTGAATTAGAATCGGCTGTTAAAGTTTTCTTTTCCATGCCGGAGCAGAATTCAGTATCGtggaatgttttacttaatggGTATGTGCAGGCTGGTCAAGGAGAGGAGGCTCTAAAATTGTTTTTGAAGATGTCGGATTCAGAGACGAGGTTTAGTAATTATACCCTATCTACCATTTTAAAGGGTTGTGCGAATTCAGTTAACCTGAAAGCTGGTCAAGTTATCCACTCAATGTTGGTCAAAATTGGGTCTGAAATCGATGATTTTACAAGCTGTAGTCTTCTAGATATGTATAACAAATGTGGTCTTCAAGATGATGCCCTGAAAGTGTTTTTAAGGACCAAAAATCATGACATTGTGGCATGGACTGCAATGATCAGCGGACTCGATCAGCAAGGACAGAAGAGAGAAGCTATTCATCTTTTTTGCTTGATGATGCATTCAGGTTTGAGGCCTAATCAATTTACACTGGCTAGTGTTGTTAGTGCAGCGGCTGATTCGGTGGATATAAGGTGTTGCAAAAGTATTCATGCTTGTGTTTACAAATTTGGTTTTGACTCAGAAGAGTGTGTCAGTAATGCATTGATTGCAATGTACATGAAATTTGGTTCAGTTTTGGATGGGCatcatatattttcttctttgagtAATAGGGATATAATTTCGTGGAACTCACTTTTGTCTGGATTCCACGATAATGAAACTTCTTATGAAGGGCCTAAAATCTTCAGGCAGTTGCTTGTTGAAGGTTTGAAGCCAAATATTTACACGCTCATCAGCAATTTGAGATCTTGTGCAAGCCTCTTAGATGCCAGTCTAGGGAAACAAGTGCATGCCCATGTAGTTAAAGCTGACCTTGGTGGCAATATATATGTAGGAACTGCTCTGGTTGATATGTATGCCAAGTGTGGGCAGTTGGATGATGCAGAATTGATCTTTTATAGATTGAGTGAAAAAGACGTCTTCACTTGGACAGTGGTCATTTCAGGTTATGCGCAGTCTGATCAAGGAGAAAAGGCTTTCCGATGCTTCAATCAGATGCAAAGGGAAGCTATTAAACCCAATGAGTTCACTCTTGCTAGCTGTCTAAAAGGTTGTTCACGTATAGCCAGCCTAGACAATGGGCGGCAGTTGCATTCCGTGGTAATGAAGTCTGGGCAATTCAGTGATATGTATGTAGCTAGTGCGTTGATTGACATGTATGCAAAATCTGGATGTATCAAAGATGCCGAGTCTCTGTTTCAGAGCATGGAATCTAGTGATACAGTGTTGTGGAACACAATTATATATGCCTACTCCCAACATGGACTAGATGAAGAAGCACTGAAAACATTTAGAACCATGTTAAGTGAAGGTATTCCGCCTGATGGGATTACGTTTATTGCTGTCCTCTCTGCATGCAGCCATCTGGGCCTGGTCAAAGAAGGAAGAAGGCATTTTGACTCGATAAAAAATGGCTTTGGTATCACTCCTTCAATAGAACATTATGCTTGTATGGTTGATATCCTTGGGCGTGCAGGCAAATTTACTGAAATGGAACACTTCATTGAGGGTATGGCGCTTGCTCCTGATGCCTTGATATGGGAGACTGTTCTTGGAGTCTGCAAGGCTCATGGCAATGTGGAATTGGCTGAGAAAGCTGCAAACACACTTTTCGAAATTGATCCAAAAGCAGAGTCAAGTTATATATTGTTGTCCAATATATATGCATCAAAGGGTAGATGGGCTGATGTTTCGACGGTTAGAGCACTAATGTCCAGGCAGGGTGTCAAAAAGGAACCTGGTTGTAGCTGGATTGAGATTGATAATCAAGTTCATGTCTTCTTATCTCAGGATGCTTCACATCCTAGGTTAAAGGATATCCATAAAAAGTTGGAGGAGCTGACTTCGAGAATTACTGCCGCAGGATATATTCCAAACACAAACTATGTGCTTCATAATGTCTCTGACAAAGAAAAGATAGACAACCTTTCACATCATAGTGAAAGGCTAGCTCTTGCATTTGCTCTCATGAGCAGCAGTAGGAACAGCACTATCAGGATCTTTAAAAATCTTTGCATCTGTGGAGATTGCCATGAATTTATGAAGCTGGCGTCAATTGTTACAAACCGAGAAATAGTTATTCGTGATATTAACCGCTTCCACCATTTCTTTCACGGAACATGCTCATGTAAGGACTATTGGTGA